The Ziziphus jujuba cultivar Dongzao chromosome 7, ASM3175591v1 genome includes a region encoding these proteins:
- the LOC107425278 gene encoding ATP-dependent RNA helicase DEAH11, chloroplastic: MRKTHSTMTYWRAQSPRGNDHRKLQNPIPNYRSNPKNSTPNLPPNHHLGPAALSSPFERPNFVVNLVVEHRDARRPDVNALLRQCKSKPESFRLSHSGMAVGTLYFRQWVDALAAVVWFWESRLDGAHSLIPKLSPLVIVPSDQDELRDRLRELFSNRIRRLMEGEAVEKWNKKSVNLSNEIRRVWALLKNPNRLNVYAELSEREKRLGAEKDLVEKRLKEFKSAMNSLLVHLEGKRTTTEVVVDGEGNNVKLFNLEGDYDWRRIHSLMLRECRRLEDGLPIYAYRQDILRQIHCQQIMVLIGETGSGKSTQLVQFLADSGIGAEGSIVCTQPRKVAATSVARRVGEESSGCYGDNSITCFPAFSSAQQFDSKVIYMTDHCLLQHYMTDKNLSKISCIIVDEAHERSLNTDLLLALLKSLLCQRFGLRLIIMSATADARQLSDYFFGCGVFHVVGRNFPVDVRYVPCNAEGTYGLVPTYLYDVVRMAKEIHKTEDEGSILAFLTSQMEVEWAYENFEAPAAIALPFHGKLSFDEQNDIFHNVPGKRKVIFATNLAETSLTIPGVKYVIDSGMVKESKFEPGSGMNVLRVCWISQSSANQRAGRAGRTEPGRCYRLYSQLDFEVMAPSQEPEIRRVHLGVAVLRILSLGIKNIKDFDFVDAPSTEAIDMAIRNLVQLGAVKLNNGNFELTEEGRYLVKMGVEPRLGKLILSCFNYRLGREGIVLAALMANASSIFCRVGTDEEKLKSDGLKVQFCHHNGDLFTLLSVYKQWEGVPRRDRNNWCWQNSINAKSMRRCEDTVMELESCLQFELNVIIPSYWLWTPHKSTDFDGYLKNVILSSLAENVAMYSGYDQLGYEVAVTGQHVQLHPSCSLLIFNQKPSWVVFSELLSISNQYLVCVTAFDFDFLSTLDPPPLFDASKMENRKLQVKVLTGFGGTLLKRFCGKGNSNLVCLLSKIRADCMDERIGIEVNVDQNEITLFATSQHIESVLKFVNDALECERKWMHNECLEKCLYHGSGIPSVALFGAGAEIKHLELQKRCLTVDIYYENVKALDAAAEKELLMSLEKFSSGSICSIHKFTGVGQESDDREKWGRITFLSPDAVQKAGELSQVEFNGFSLKIIPSQATIGDNKFPNVRAKVSWARRPSKGFAIVKCDMHDVGLMVNDFSNLAIGGKRIRCEASKRCMDSVVITGFDKDLCDYEILAVLRNATRRRILDFFLVRGDAVENPSHGICEALEKEISAFMPKGNPHNKPVQVKVLGPEPKDAFMRALIFFDGRLHLEAAKALEQIEGKVLPGCFPWQKIKCQQLFHTSLSCSVPVYSVIEKELDSLLKSFTHMKGVECCLDRNANGSYRVKISANATRTVAELRRRGEELINGKTIDDSNLTPAVLQNLFSRDGINLIRSLQRETGTYIFFDRHSLNVRVFGSPDKVSVAQQKFIHSLLALHEGKKLEIHLRSRDLPPDLMKAVVKKFGPDLHGLKEKVPGADFSLNARRHVVFIHGDIELKQKVEEIIYDIAKMSDSSTERSNNEVTCPICLCDIEDEYRLEDCQHVFCRSCLMEQCESAIRNKDSFPLCCAHKGCGSPLLLTDLKCLLSSEKLDDLFRASLGAFVASSGGTYRFCPTPDCPAVYRVADPGTAGEPFVCGACSAETCTSCHLEYHLSWSCETYKEFKEDPDSSLKEWRKGKEHVKTCPVCGYTIEKVEGCNHIECKCGRHICWVCLEVFRTSDDCYGHLRNIHMTII; encoded by the exons ATGAGGAAAACTCACTCAACGATGACATATTGGCGGGCACAATCGCCTCGAGGAAACGACCACCGGAAGCTTCAGAATCCGATTCCCAATTACCGATCAAACCCAAAGAACAGCACCCCCAATTTGCCTCCGAATCATCATCTGGGACCCGCAGCTTTGTCCTCTCCGTTCGAACGCCCAAACTTCGTCGTCAACCTCGTCGTCGAGCACCGCGACGCACGGAGACCCGATGTCAACGCTCTGCTCCGCCAATGCAAGTCGAAGCCCGAGAGCTTCAGACTCTCTCACTCCGGCATGGCCGTCGGCACTCTCTACTTCCGGCAGTGGGTCGACGCGCTCGCAGCCGTGGTCTGGTTCTGGGAGTCGCGGCTCGACGGCGCCCACAGTCTCATCCCAAAACTCAGTCCCTTGGTCATCGTGCCGTCCGATCAGGACGAGCTCCGGGACCGGCTGAGAGAGCTCTTCTCCAACCGTATACGGCGGCTGATGGAAGGAGAAGCCGTCGAGAAGTGGAACAAGAAAAGCGTGAATTTGTCTAATGAGATTAGGAGAGTATGGGCCTTGCTAAAGAATCCGAATAGGCTCAACGTATACGCGGAATTGTCTGAGAGGGAGAAAAGGCTTGGCGCTGAGAAGGACTTGGTTGAGAAGAGGCTTAAGGAATTTAAGTCTGCCATGAATTCTCTGCTTGTTCATCTCGAAGGGAAAAGAACAACAACGGAGGTGGTGGTGGATGGTGAGGGTAATAAtgtaaaattgtttaatttagaAGGGGATTATGATTGGAGGCGAATTCATAGCTTGATGTTGCGGGAGTGCCGGAGACTTGAAGATGGTTTGCCTATTTATGCATATCGCCAGGATATACTTCGGCAAATTCATTGCCAAcag ATAATGGTTTTGATAGGCGAGACTGGTTCAGGAAAGAGTACACAGCTGGTACAGTTTCTTGCTGATTCTGGAATTGGTGCTGAAGGGTCAATCGTATGTACCCAACCTCGTAAGGTGGCTGCTACGTCTGTAGCTCGTAgggttggagaagaaagtagtGGTTGTTATGGAGATAACTCAATAACTTGTTTCCCAGCATTTTCGTCTGCTCAACAGTTTGACTCTAAGGTAATTTATATGACGGACCACTGTTTACTGCAGCACTACATGACTGATAAGAATTTGTCTAAGATTTCTTGCATCATAGTTGATGAGGCTCATGAAAGAAGCTTGAACACTGATCTTCTTTTGGCATTATTAAAAAGTTTACTTTGTCAGAGGTTTGGTTTGCGACTTATTATAATGTCTGCAACAGCTGATGCACGCCAGCTATCAGATTACTTTTTTGGCTGTGGCGTCTTTCATGTGGTGGGGAGAAACTTTCCAGTTGATGTTAGATATGTACCTTGTAATGCTGAAGGAACATATGGTCTTGTTCCCACGTATCTTTATGACGTGGTGAGGATGGCTAAAGAAATACACAAAACAGAGGATGAAGGGTCCATTCTTGCCTTTTTGACTTCTCAAATGGAAGTAGAGTGGGCCTATGAGAACTTTGAAGCTCCAGCTGCAATTGCATTACCATTTCATGGAAAACTTTCTTTTGACGAGCAAAATGACATATTTCATAACGTTcctggaaaaagaaaagtaatctTTGCCACAAATCTTGCTGAGACATCCCTGACTATTCCGGGTGTAAAGTATGTGATTGACTCTGGCATGGTTAAAGAAAGCAAATTTGAACCTGGCAGTGGCATGAATGTCCTCAGAGTGTGCTGGATCAGTCAGAGTTCTGCTAATCAACGAGCTGGTCGTGCAGGAAGAACAGAACCTGGAAGGTGTTATAGACTTTACTCGCAATTGGATTTTGAGGTGATGGCTCCTAGTCAGGAACCTGAGATTCGTCGGGTCCATCTTGGTGTTGCTGTTCTGAGAATTCTTTCTTTGGGCATCAAGAACATAAaggattttgattttgttgatgCGCCTAGTACTGAAGCTATTGACATGGCTATTAGGAATCTTGTTCAGTTGGGAGCGGTTAAACTAAATAATGGTAATTTTGAATTGACTGAGGAAGGTCGGTACTTGGTTAAAATGGGGGTCGAGCCTCGACTTGGGAAACTTATCCTGAGTTGCTTTAATTATCGCTTGGGTAGAGAGGGCATTGTTCTTGCCGCTTTAATGGCAAATGCCAGTAGCATATTTTGCAGAGTTGGTACTGATGAAGAAAAACTAAAATCTGACGGCCTCAAGGTGCAATTTTGCCATCACAATGGTGACCTCTTTACACTTCTCTCTGTGTATAAGCAATGGGAGGGTGTACCTCGAAGGGACAGAAACAATTGGTGTTGGCAAAATAGCATTAATGCCAAAAGCATGCGGAGATGTGAAGACACAGTCATGGAATTGGAATCTTGCCTTCAATTTGAGCTGAATGTTATTATTCCAAGTTACTGGCTTTGGACTCCTCATAAATCAACTGATTTTGATGGATATTTGAAAAACGTTATACTCTCATCCCTTGCGGAAAATGTAGCAATGTACTCTGGTTATGATCAACTTGGCTATGAAGTGGCAGTAACTGGGCAACATGTTCAGCTGCATCCTTCATGTTCGTTGCTAATATTCAATCAGAAGCCTAGTTGGGTAGTTTTCAGTGAGCTTCTATCAATCTCTAATCAATATTTGGTCTGTGTCACTGcttttgactttgactttttgtccACCCTTGACCCTCCTCCCTTGTTTGATGCATCTAAGATGGAGAATCGTAAATTGCAAGTGAAGGTGTTGACTGGTTTTGGAGGTACTCTGCTTAAAAGATTTTGTGGGAAGGGCAATAGTAATCTGGTTTGTCTTCTATCAAAAATTCGAGCAGACTGTATGGATGAACGCATTGGCATTGAAGTCAATGTTGATCAGAATGAGATTACTCTGTTTGCCACTTCACAACACATTGAAAGTGTTTTAAAGTTTGTAAATGATGCCCTGGAGTGTGAAAGAAAATGGATGCATAATGAATGTTTGGAGAAGTGCTTATATCATGGATCTGGTATCCCTTCTGTAGCATTGTTTGGAGCTGGTGCTGAGATCAAGCATTTGGAACTCCAAAAGAGGTGTTTAACTGttgatatatattatgaaaatgtGAAAGCCTTGGATGCCGCTGCCGAAAAGGAGCTTTTGATGTCTCTTGAGAAATTTTCCTCTGGTAGCATATGCTCTATTCACAAGTTCACAGGTGTTGGACAGGAAAGTGATGATAGAGAGAAGTGGGGAAGGATAACATTTCTTAGTCCTGATGCAGTGCAAAAAGCTGGTGAGCTGAGTCAAGTTGAATTTAATGGCTTCTCATTGAAGATAATTCCTTCACAGGCAACCATTGGagataataaatttcctaatgtCAGAGCTAAAGTTTCTTGGGCTCGTCGGCCCAGTAAGGGGTTTGCAATTGTTAAATGTGACATGCATGATGTTGGGTTGATGGTTAATGACTTTTCTAACTTGGCAATAGGAGGAAAGCGTATTCGTTGTGAAGCTAGCAAAAGATGCATGGATTCTGTTGTTATTACCGGATTTGACAAAGATTTGTGTGATTATGAAATATTAGCCGTACTGAGGAATGCTACAAGGAGAAGAATCCTTGATTTTTTCCTTGTGAGAGGAGATGCTGTAGAAAATCCATCACATGGTATCTGTGAAGCACTTGAGAAAGAAATCTCTGCTTTTATGCCTAAAGGGAACCCCCATAATAAGCCTGTCCAAGTTAAGGTCTTGGGTCCTGAACCCAAGGATGCTTTCATGAGAGCTCTGATATTTTTTGATGGAAGATTACATTTAGAGGCTGCAAAAGCATTGGAGCAAATAGAAGGAAAAGTGTTGCCTGGTTGTTTTCCATGGCAGAAGATAAAGTGCCAGCAGTTATTTCATACTTCTTTATCCTGTTCAGTACCTGTCTATTCCGTGATCGAGAAGGAGTTAGATTCTCTACTCAAAAGCTTTACACATATGAAGG GTGTAGAATGCTGTCTAGACAGGAATGCTAATGGTTCCTACCGAGTGAAGATATCTGCCAATGCTACAAGAACTGTTGCTGAGTTGAGAAGACGTGGAGAAGAGCTTATCAATGGGAAGACCATAGATGATTCCAACCTCACTCCAGCTGTTTTACAGAATCTGTTTTCCAGAGATGGCATCAATCTTATTCGTTCACTGCAGCGTGAGACTGGCACCTATATTTTCTTTGATAGGCATAGCCTCAATGTAAGGGTCTTTGGCTCTCCTGACAAGGTTTCTGTGGCCCaacaaaaattcattcactctcTTCTAGCCCTCCACGAAGGCAAGAAGCTTGAAATCCATCTTCGTAGTAGAGATCTACCTCCTGATTTGATGAAAGCAGTGGTTAAGAAGTTTGGACCAGACCTCCATGGGCTAAAAGAGAAGGTACCTGGAGCTGATTTTAGCCTAAATGCTCGTCGCCATGTTGTTTTCATTCATGGTGACATAGAGTTGAAGCAAAAGGTAGAGGAGATAATTTATGACATTGCAAAGATGAGTGATAGTTCTACTGAGAGGTCTAATAACGAAGTTACTTGCCCAATATGCTTGTGTGATATTGAGGATGAGTACCGGCTTGAAGACTGTCAGCATGTGTTTTGTCGGTCTTGCTTGATGGAGCAATGCGAGTCTGCAATAAGAAACAAGGATAGTTTCCCACTTTGCTGTGCCCATAAGGGTTGTGGGTCTCCTCTTTTGCTTACAGATTTAAAGTGTCTCTTATCAAGTGAGAAGCTGGACGATCTCTTTCGGGCTTCATTGGGCGCTTTTGTTGCTTCAAGTGGGGGAACTTACAGGTTTTGCCCAACTCCTGATTGTCCTGCGGTCTATCGGGTGGCTGATCCTGGTACAGCTGGTGAGCCATTTGTTTGTGGTGCTTGCTCTGCAGAAACCTGTACAAGCTGCCATTTGGAGTATCATCTTTCCTGGTCATGTGAAACGTATAAAGAGTTCAAGGAAGATCCAGATTCATCCTTGAAGGAGTGGCGGAAAGGGAAAGAGCATGTAAAGACTTGCCCGGTCTGTGGGTATACAATTGAAAAGGTAGAGGGATGCAACCATATAGAGTGCAAGTGTGGGAGGCATATTTGCTGGGTCTGCCTGGAGGTTTTCAGAACCAGTGACGATTGCTACGGCCATCTGAGGAACATACACATGACAATCATATGA
- the LOC107425276 gene encoding uncharacterized protein LOC107425276: MFALSCHLNNSQIVHYFNGGRSLLAHRRCYIKPPCFFKNMKITITFTDNESDNSQEPVEDFRKPNEEPPDEPPAKPQESSSVWRNWTLGILLSILLPSFRHKWGPYLLLKSQVDMAVETAETVAEVVEDIAEVVEKVADEVADRLPENGKVKDAVESIEHFAEEVAEDAKIAQEFIHKVEEVEEKIESLNLFDMDRKSDRPKES; encoded by the exons ATGTTTGCCCTCAGCTGTCACCTGAACAACTCCCAAATTGTACATTATTTTAATGGAGGTCGTAGTCTCTTGGCACATAGAAGATGTTATATAAAGCCACCTTGCTTtttcaaaaacatgaaaatcacCATCACTTT TACGGACAATGAATCAGATAATTCTCAAGAACCAGTAGAGGATTTCCGGAAACCAAACGAAGAACCACCAGACGAGCCTCCTGCTAAACCCCAAGAATCCTCTTCTGTATG GAGAAATTGGACTTTGGGAATACTATTGTCTATACTTTTACCTTCTTTCAGACACAAATGGGGACCTTACCTGTTACTTAAGA GCCAGGTGGACATGGCCGTAGAAACAGCAGAAACTGTGGCAGAGGTTGTAGAAGATATAGCTGAGGTGGTAGAGAAAGTTGCTGATGAAGTTGCTGATAGGCTTCCTGAAAATGGAAAGGTTAAAGATGCTGTAGAGTCAATAGAACATTTTGCTGAAGAAGTTGCAGAAGATGCTAAGATAGCTCAAGAATTCATTCACAAG GTAGAAGAAGTGGAGGAAAAGATAGAAAGTCTAAACTTGTTTGACATGGATCGGAAATCCGACAGACCGAAAGAGTCTTAA
- the LOC125423860 gene encoding uncharacterized protein LOC125423860: MKLSEMAVWPSNNPKSMISKGVDGNDMMLMGMTVSQKTVVGVDLMQNCDLPPPMKVFAGSDNKTVISSMNRICRMMGPEDENDDEDLSLSRYGGGKNDKLELLKALRLSQTRAREAEKKAAILAKERDCLENALLQEAKELFAYRQLVRLLELQVSYLNSKWVQGEKQGGLCGCECDSSTSMKEGDEEDDRESITQIMSLALCLGIAGVGFVYGCRYLF, encoded by the coding sequence ATGAAGCTCTCAGAGATGGCGGTTTGGCCATCAAACAACCCAAAGTCAATGATTTCTAAAGGTGTTGATGGGAATGATATGATGCTGATGGGTATGACTGTTTCACAGAAGACTGTTGTTGGAGTGGATCTAATGCAGAACTGCGATCTTCCTCCACCGATGAAAGTCTTTGCTGGGTCAGATAATAAGACTGTCATATCGTCCATGAATAGGATTTGCAGAATGATGGGTCCAGAAgatgaaaatgatgatgagGACCTGAGCTTGTCTAGATATGGTGGTGGTAAGAATGATAAGTTGGAGCTTTTGAAGGCCTTGAGATTGTCACAAACTCGAGCAAGAGAGGCAGAGAAGAAAGCTGCCATTTTGGCCAAGGAAAGGGATTGCCTTGAAAATGCTTTGCTTCAGGAGGCTAAAGAATTGTTTGCTTATCGTCAGCTGGTGAGATTGCTTGAGCTTCAAGTTTCGTACTTGAATTCAAAATGGGTACAGGGAGAAAAACAGGGGGGTCTCTGTGGGTGTGAGTGTGACTCATCAACATCCatgaaagagggagatgaaGAAGACGACAGGGAAAGTATCACTCAGATCATGTCTCTGGCACTTTGCTTAGGCATTGCTGGTGTGGGTTTTGTATATGGCTGTAGATATTTGTTTTAA
- the LOC112492528 gene encoding uncharacterized protein LOC112492528 isoform X1, producing MLKLRWTSTTGLGGHYRIKQGAIPASHLLNNGFLSLKKDHGALVIRSNTNMNKIVCNSVQPASSGATHGAPSNNSWINRKGWILGMVISLILPFWRSKWGPLLKIKKEVDMVVESVENVAEIVEMVAEKVEEVADNIADKLPGDGKLKEALRLVENVAKETAKDAHLVDQLMEKVEEVEEKVESFMEPVLHEDKATKDKPNA from the exons ATGTTGAAACTAAGGTGGACTAGCACCACTGGTTTAGGTGGCCATTATAGAATAAAACAAGGAGCAATTCCAGCTTCCCATTTGCTCAACAATGGATTCTTGTCTCTGAAGAAAGACCACGGAGCTCTTGTCATCAGAAGCAACACCAACAt gaaTAAGATTGTATGCAACAGTGTTCAACCTGCATCATCAGGAGCCACCCATGGAGCCCCTTCTAATAATTCTTG GATAAACAGGAAAGGTTGGATTTTGGGAATGGTGATATCTCTAATTTTACCATTTTGGAGAAGTAAATGGGGACCTTTGTTAAAAATCAAAA AGGAGGTGGACATGGTGGTGGAAAGTGTTGAAAATGTGGCGGAAATTGTTGAAATGGTGGCGGAAAAGGTAGAGGAGGTTGCGGATAATATAGCCGATAAGCTTCCCGGCGATGGAAAACTTAAGGAAGCTCTTCGTCTTGTTGAAAATGTAGCCAAAGAGACAGCCAAAGATGCCCATCTTGTAGACCAGCTCATGGAAAAG GTAGAAGAAGTGGAGGAAAAGGTGGAATCATTCATGGAACCAGTCCTTCATGAAGACAAAGCAACGAAGGATAAACCAAAtgcataa
- the LOC112492528 gene encoding uncharacterized protein LOC112492528 isoform X2: MLKLRWTSTTGLGGHYRIKQGAIPASHLLNNGFLSLKKDHGALVIRSNTNMNKIVCNSVQPASSGATHGAPSNNSWKGWILGMVISLILPFWRSKWGPLLKIKKEVDMVVESVENVAEIVEMVAEKVEEVADNIADKLPGDGKLKEALRLVENVAKETAKDAHLVDQLMEKVEEVEEKVESFMEPVLHEDKATKDKPNA; this comes from the exons ATGTTGAAACTAAGGTGGACTAGCACCACTGGTTTAGGTGGCCATTATAGAATAAAACAAGGAGCAATTCCAGCTTCCCATTTGCTCAACAATGGATTCTTGTCTCTGAAGAAAGACCACGGAGCTCTTGTCATCAGAAGCAACACCAACAt gaaTAAGATTGTATGCAACAGTGTTCAACCTGCATCATCAGGAGCCACCCATGGAGCCCCTTCTAATAATTCTTG GAAAGGTTGGATTTTGGGAATGGTGATATCTCTAATTTTACCATTTTGGAGAAGTAAATGGGGACCTTTGTTAAAAATCAAAA AGGAGGTGGACATGGTGGTGGAAAGTGTTGAAAATGTGGCGGAAATTGTTGAAATGGTGGCGGAAAAGGTAGAGGAGGTTGCGGATAATATAGCCGATAAGCTTCCCGGCGATGGAAAACTTAAGGAAGCTCTTCGTCTTGTTGAAAATGTAGCCAAAGAGACAGCCAAAGATGCCCATCTTGTAGACCAGCTCATGGAAAAG GTAGAAGAAGTGGAGGAAAAGGTGGAATCATTCATGGAACCAGTCCTTCATGAAGACAAAGCAACGAAGGATAAACCAAAtgcataa
- the LOC107425274 gene encoding E3 ubiquitin-protein ligase RING1 — MVFRHRKLFLPAPTNCTFTKRTQNCVCPNNWMDCPPPSTPSSPRPPPRPIYPDHNQDGGDGDYDNINTQKHIVQTSLTVTSSMVVGAFVLCLIYMVLKKYLVRRNNSRTRNLPIIFHTQDDFLDEDHGPVIDHPIWFINTVGLPQSIIDSITVFKYKTEEGLIEGKECSVCLSEFEEDENLRLLPKCSHAFHLPCIDTWLRSHKNCPLCRAPIVSDIFAAAAQVSVSSEPRVNDSDHNQETQIENSDNNGGLASNNEIGEETSGVRGEEDNNGENGRNSENPIKGLSDSVLENNNSGILSDLDERRGEINEEEMQQPVRRSVSVDSSATMICRDVANFVSDQGNSNSSQLVDVKSLNSKRSSGNLSLYKLVNSSIGRSLQKGSVPMKRSSSSCSRKFYSSRHFRSQSSTLPR, encoded by the coding sequence ATGGTGTTTCGTCACAGAAAGCTCTTTCTACCAGCCCCAACAAATTGTACATTTACTAAGCGTACACAAAATTGTGTATGCCCGAATAACTGGATGGATTGTCCTCCTCCGTCAACGCCTTCGTCGCCACGACCACCACCGCGGCCTATATATCCAGATCATAATCAAGATGGTGGTGATGGTGATTATGACAACATAAACACCCAGAAACACATAGTCCAAACCAGTTTAACAGTCACTTCTTCAATGGTGGTCGGTGCTTTTGTTCTCTGTCTCATTTACATGGTGTTGAAGAAGTACTTAGTCAGAAGGAACAATTCCAGGACAAGAAATTTGCCGATCATTTTCCACACCCAGGATGATTTTCTCGATGAAGATCATGGTCCCGTAATTGACCACCCCATCTGGTTCATCAACACCGTTGGTCTCCCACAGTCTATAATCGATTCCATCACCGTCTTCAAGTACAAAACAGAGGAGGGGCTAATTGAAGGAAAAGAGTGCTCTGTTTGTTTGAGTGAGTTTGAAGAGGATGAAAATCTTCGTCTATTGCCCAAGTGTAGCCACGCTTTTCATCTTCCTTGCATTGATACATGGTTGAGATCTCATAAAAATTGCCCGCTTTGTCGAGCACCTATTGTCTCCGATATTTTCGCTGCAGCCGCTCAGGTAAGTGTTTCTTCTGAACCAAGAGTGAATGATTCTGATCATAACCAAGAAACCCAGATAGAAAATTCGGATAACAATGGTGGGTTAGCAAGCAATAACGAAATTGGAGAAGAAACTAGTGGAGTTAGGGGAGAAGAAGATAACAATGGTGAAAATGGAAGGAACAGTGAAAACCCAATAAAGGGTTTGTCTGATTCTGTTCTGGAAAACAATAATTCTGGAATTCTGAGCGATTTGGATGAGAGAAGAGGAGAGATCAATGAAGAAGAAATGCAACAACCAGTAAGGAGATCGGTTTCGGTGGATTCTTCTGCAACAATGATATGTAGGGATGTTGCTAATTTTGTTTCTGATCAAGGAAATTCAAATTCCTCCCAGTTGGTGGACGTGAAGAGTTTGAATTCCAAACGGAGCAGTGGAAATTTAAGCCTGTACAAACTGGTGAATTCATCAATTGGGCGTTCTTTGCAGAAAGGTTCTGTTCCAATGAAAAGGTCGTCTTCTTCATGTAGCAGAAAGTTCTATTCATCCAGACATTTCAGGAGCCAGAGCTCAACTCTTCCTAGGTGA